TATCTTCTGTTGATTGCAGATCTTTGGAAGTAACTCCGTATGTACACACAGTAGAAGTAGGAAAGAAGAAATGTCAAGAGCCCGCAGTGACCTCAGTCCAGCTCCTCTGATTCGAGTTCAAGGAAAGCTGTCCTCTAACAAGGGGGAGCCGATGCACCCTGACGTTGAATCATACATTGCAGGACCCCGTACCTCAGGTGCTACTGAACCCTTCATGGGACACAGCGACAACAGGATGAGGTCAGGAAGTTGCATGTGGCAATGTGTAGGCCTTTGCTTCGCCTTCCTTGGGTGGATGGGCTGCTTGGCAACCACGGTGCTGCGTGAGTGGATGACAATGAACAATGACATAATATTATCCGAGCAATTCTCCATTGGAATCTGGGAGACGTGTGTTGCTCAGGATGAAGGGTCAGTCCAGTGCAAGGCATACGATAGCCTCTTCGATCTGCCAGAGGACATTCAGCTGGCTCGAAGCTTAATGTGCACATCCATTGCCCTTGGCTTGCTGAGCCTGGTGCTTTCCCTGTCTGGATCGAATTCTGTCTCCTGCTGCGGAGATGACAATGCCAAAAAGGAGGGGTTAATGATCAGTGGTGGAGTGCTCTCTATTCTGGCTGGAGTTATGACCCTCATTCCAGTGTCCTATATCGCCCACTTGACAGTCGTGCAGTTCTGGGCTACCGATATCCCCGATTATGTCCCACGATGGGAGTTTGGTCAGGCTTTGTTTGTTGGCTGGGCTAGTGGCTTTCTACAGTTATCTGGCGGTGTTTTGCTAATCAGTGCCCAGTGCTGCTACAGAAATTCCAAGAGCAAAGTTCAGCTGAGGCCACCACTACGCACCGAAAGGAGACAGAGACAACTGTGGTACAAAGTTGAGTATGTCTAAGTATGAATGTAGTTTCCTTCACCACGCAGTTAGCCTAAACTTTCTCATAGTTTGTAATGGCACACTAACCTGCCTGTGCACAATGGGCCAACTACCACGTGGACATTCAGCAGCACCCGAGCTCCAAAGCATTGGATGCTACTGAATTAGCCCTACACGAGGTAGGTCTTTCCTCTCTGAGTTGCTCCAACTCCGTTGGAAATCATGACCAAggtaggaggggaggggtgggtatggggggggggggtgggagagaatGAACACTAAGGATCAGTAATGGGGGGGGGTGAGGATTGGCTGGCAGCAGCTCAGGGGTGAGGGAAGCCTGCCTCTGCTGTTTGGAGGTGTCAGTCAGCAGGACAAAGAGCTACAGTCGCTGCTTGGGGCATCGGGGGCAGGAGTGGTAGTTATGTGGTCGGGGGGGGCGGGTGGGGGTGCGGGAATTGAACAGGTGTGGGTCGGGTTGGCCGGTTGCTGGGATGAATAAGAGGTGGGAGGAGATGCTGCAAAGGGGTCGGTACCATTGTGGTGTGATGTGTGGAAGGGTTCAAGATGACCCGCTATCTAATTAACCCAAGAACCAGCTCAGGATATGCTCCTCAGTGAAGACCACACAGGAAATGGTCTCAAGTACGTTTCCACAGGACTGCAAGTGCCATTCCATCTCAAACGCTCCATCTAAACAAGCTTTCCACACCATCAGATGCTGGTCCATCCATCCAGGATCCTCTGTGTGTTACACATGAGCCTCATGGTGCTATCCAGAAGAGAACTGTTTGACTGAGAAATCCATACTATTCATTACTGATTGTCACTGCTGTCTTAATTTTCACAGAAATTGTATTGTGCTATGCTGTGATTTCATTTCCAGAGCAAGCGTACTTGATCACTGCCCTGCTTTGGTTTGATCTTTGCTTCAAATGGTATGGAGTGtttcaacaaaaaaaaagagcccATTTTCTCTtactttggtgctgttaacctgttctgtaccagactctgttaatCGATTCCAGCAGCCTGCTGATGAGTACAGCAGAGTCATAAACTAAAGCTGTTGGTTACATTTCACTCTGCACTCACCAGGACAGCCTTGAGTGGGAGCTGAACCCCTACCTTCATCACCCAGAAGCAGTGATGCTTATTTCTGAGCCCACACACTTGCTACCCAAGGGTGATTTGTGTTATTTTAAGCACTAATTAGCAAAATTAACAACCTGTGCCTCGTGAACAAATACAAGCTGCTGCAATACCTGCCATTTTGGTGTCAAATGGGTTTGTTACCGTAGAAGAAGTGGAAGAAATTAAGATCAGGTATGTGTGTGGAATATCTACTCATCCTCTAAGTCTTGAGCCTCCAATAAAGTAGATTGAGCTCTGTCGTTATCATTACAGTCGATTCCCAGCACTACAAATATCAGAGGCATTCCAGGTAGACACTACCCTTTCTGTGGAGAAATGCTTGCTGAATTCATTCTAAATAGCCTAGCTCATTATGGGAGAATTTCCCCTGTCAGCAGTCAATAGTTGTGCTCTGCTTCCCCTTATTAAATCCATCTCTCctctcaccaccccctccccctgaACAAATGTTGCTCGACTTCCTGAATTCTACCAGCAGACTATTTGTGGCATAGGCTGCCTCTTGTGTCTCCTCTTTAAACCTGATCCTCCAACTCTTTCCTTTGGTTACCGGTCCCAATATCTCCCAATTTTGTGCTATAATGGTCCTGCAGACTACCCTGTGATAATAGATTCTACATCACAATTACCACGTAAATGCAAGTTGTTATCCCACATCAAACCTCTCCACCGACTTATTTCTTCAGTGATTTCTACAGACCATTTTGGAAGGAGTGCTTCAAGCCCCTAGTATGTGGTGTGAATCTCCTGACCGTCCCCATTTTCAATCACTTTACTGCCGTTGGCTGTGCTTTTATCTGCCAAAGCTCTAAACTCTTCTCCAAACCATTTTGTCACTCTAGCCCTGCCAGATGTCCTTCAAGAAGGTTAACacggggggacgtcacgtgatgacgtaggatcgagacgctggaacccagctctcccgtaaaaagttaataaattagtgtctaaatgaagaaaagttagtcagtaccttctaaaagttacttataaactactctggattgtgtcaagctatgcctcaaggaaggaagatgaagaaaactaataccgggaagactacgcaagttggaacaagaacaaggcccatgtctaccgaggaaccgcggtctcaggtacattataccaccggcgatacggaacaggagactgcAGCAACATTGGCCATTCCTAAAGGAAAAGgccatcgtgaactgcgcaaacgcgaaggatggagcatgtgcaaacgggagcaacaagaactacaaagcccagctaccactgcaactgaaagtgatagcgaatcggagggagagtcagaaATTCCGGAAAGATCAGATGAAGAGGGagataaaagtccttctagaaatatagaaaagactttgaggcaaataatgcgtaaattagacacattaaaagtaattaaaaataatcaaaaaatactcaaaaaaaaatgaccaaaatggagattatgcttaataaaatgacaaagagacaggaaaaaatggaaaaaagaattatggacttggaaactacaacggaggacatggttgaaagaatggacaaaatagaaattgaaaatactgcttggacatcagaaagaaaacaatgtatggaaaaaattgataagcttgaaaatttcagtagacgaaataatattaaaattgttggacttaaagaagatatagaaggagaagatccaataaatttttttcaaaaatggatccctgaaaaattggaaatggaagaagaaactccaattgagatcgaaagggctcatagatccttaaggtcaagacctcgagctgatcaaaatccacgatcaattttgataaaatgcttacgataccaagacaaagaaaagatcctgaaggccgctgcccaaagtgccaaaaatagaaacgggccattgatgatagcagttcttttttatcctgatataagttacaacctgttgaagagaaagaaggaatttaacccagtgaaaaaagccttatgggaaaagggttataaatttacaatgcgtcatccagcaacactgataatttttttggaggagggaaaaaatttttttcccgattatcaaaaagcggaggagtttgtacaagaacttccatctattcgctaattacacatagaggcttccaaacgtaatggattaaagatgaagatagacccaacgaacagaagtgatggacatttatggatattatagaagagaaaagcaaaattttagaaatactaaatgagaatagtattttttttcgcttcttatacatatactttttttgtgttgcgggggagctggggagctttggatcggttactgcgggattcacgtgtgtaatcatggcggttgccatgacccgtacagcagaggggggtaatgttgtgttttttttccacaacattagtaggggggtattttatttttttctttatattttaattttcttctatctttttgcctggatgattggtggggacacacatagcaacatggagatttttataaagatttcccaggatatcaccaaagttgaaagattaggtattattatagattggagtaatataataaaaaaataatgactaatttactaaattttttaagttttaatgttaatgggcttaatgggcaagtaaaaagaaaaagaattttaacatatattaaaaaaatgaaaacagatatagcttttttacaagaaactcatttaacagacatagaacatcagaaattaaaaagagactgggttggaaatgttattgcagcttcatttaattcaaaggcgagaggagttgcaattttggttaacaaaaatctaccaattaaaatacaaaatgtattaattgattcggcggggagatatctaattatacactgtcaaattttttcagaactatggacccttatgaacatttatgcaccaattgaaaatgatgtaaaattcatacaggaggtctttttgaatttggctaacgcacatgataaaatattaataggtggagattttaatttttgtctagatccagttttagatagatcaacaaaggttgttacaaaatcaaaagcagtaaaattaactctatcattgatgaaagacttaaatctgattgatatatggagaagaattaatccaaaagaaagagattattcactttattcaaatagacataaaacatattcaaggatagattttttcctattatcaacgaatattcaagatagagtgaaaaatgtggaatataaagcaagaatattgtcagatcattctcctttaataatgacaatgataatgatagataaagaggaatcagtttataggtggagatttaattcaatattattaaaacatcaagacttttgtgattttatgaaaaaacagattcagttctttttagatataaattcacattcagttgatgataaatttacagtgtgggaagcaatgaaggcatacttgagaggtcagataataagttatacttctaaaattaagaaggaatatatgatagaaatagatcaattggaaaaagagattacaaaattagaaaaagaatcccaaagaaatatgacagaagaaaaacgaagacaacttattaacaagaagttacaatataatacgctccaaacatatcgaacagaaaaagcaattatgagaactaaacaaagatattatgaactaggtgaaagatcacataaagttcttgcatggcagctaaaaacagatcagacttctaaaacaataaatgcaattcgaacaagagtaaataaaattacttataaacctttagaaattaatgaagcttttaagaatttttactctgagttgtacaaatcagaatcacaaaatgacaatgtcaagatagaaaggtttctatcacaaataactcttccaaaattaaatacggaagaacagaagggattagatatgccttttacattgaaagaggtcgaagaagccctaggatcacttcaaagtaataaatctccaggagaagatggttttccacctgaattctataaaaagtttaaagacttattaattcctcctcttatggagttaatacaccaagcggaaagaacgcataaacttccagaatctttttcgacagccattttaatagtattgccaaaaaaagatagagatcctttaaagccatcatcatatagaccgatttctttattaaatactgattataaaataatagcaaaaatcttatctaatagattatctaaatgcttaccaaaattagtacatatggatcaaacaggatttgttaaaaatagacaatcagcagataatgtaactcgcttatttagtataattcatttagcacagaagagggaggaaatgagcatggcagttgctttagatgcagaaaaagcatttgatagattggaatgggattttttatttaaggtattggaaaaatacggattaggagtatcttttataaaatggattaaaaccttaaataccaatcccaaagctaaagtagtgacaaatggtcaaatttcaacaccatttcagttaacaaggtcaactaggcaaggttgtccattatcacctgctttatttgtgttggcgatagagccattagctgaattgattggaatggatccagatattaagggttttagagttaaccaggaagaatacaagattaacttatttgctgatgatgttctgctttatctaacaaacccattgcaatcgttgcgtaaattatcctatggattagaagaatatgggaaagtatcaggttataaaataaattgggataaaagtgaaattttacctcttactaaaggagactataatcaatgtcgattaataacccaatttagatggccggcaaatggtataaaatatttaggtataagagttgacaatgatataaagaacatatacaaattaaattatttaccactattgaaaaaaattcaagaagatcttgataaatggatggtattaccaataacattagtaggtagagtaaataccataaaaatgaatatattccctagattacaatacttatttcaatcactaccaatacaagtaccccagaagttttttcaagagctgaataaatatgtgaggaagtttctttggaaaggtaagatgtcaagaatatcgttggaaaaattgacatggaaatttgagctaggagggttacaacttccaaattttaagaattattataaagcaaatcaacttagatttattgcatctttttttgagaaagataaaccggcatggatcagaatagaactagataaaataggagaaaacataccagaagactttatatataaatgggaatctaaatggatacgggaaaagaaagaatctcctatattaaaacatttgattgatttatggaataagataaatgttgacgatgagacaaagaaatccttattagcaaagagatctttaattcaaaatagacttattccttttacaatggataatcaacttttatataattggtttcaaaaagggattatatatataggagattgttttgaaggaggtatattaatgtcattcgatcaattaaagaataaatataaagtatcaaacaacactcttttttgttactttcaactaagggcttatttaagagaaaagttaggtcaaacaatgttattaccaaaacccaatgaaatagaaactttaattcaaaaaggaaagattaaaaaatttatctcttgtatgtataatttgattcaaaaacaggcaattaaacaaggagtccataagtcaagacaaaaatgggaaagtgatttgaatatcaaaattgaagaaaaaaactggtcaagactatgtcttgagagtatgacaaatacaataaacgttcgattaagattagtgcaatacaattttttacatcaactatatattacaccacaaaaaataaataaattaaacccaaatttatctgatcagtgtttccgatgtaaccaagaaattggtacttttttacattctacttggtcttgctctaaaattcaacctttttggacaaatttaagagttttactggaacaaattattggaatactacttccacacaacccaatattacttttactaggtgatattgaagggataaaaccgatatccaaattgaataaatatcagaaagaatttataaaaattgcattggcagtagccaaaaaagctattgcagtgacttggaaatcggatacatatctaagtatagatcgttggaagaacgaaatttatggctgtattccacttgaaaaaattacttataatttaagagataaatatgaaatatttttgaaaatttggcgcccttatttacaaaagacaggattaaatatataggtggtccgaagatgaaacaattggttacttggggaaagaaataaatgcatacactaaagttattacgaactccgtggagcatgtggggatcctccaatatccaggcattccttttttttttctttctttcttatttttttaatagggatgttaggggggaggggttaaggggagaggggctgggtaacattttttttcatacacatttattctgtaactatttgaaaacaataaaaaaagtttttttttaaaaaaggttaaCACAACCAGAATCTACTTTTACCTCACAATCCAAAAAAGGGGTTTGTGACTGGAGGTGAGGACTAGACTACTGATGAAGCTTTTCCACAATATCTGCATCTACAAAGCACCAGGATTAATCTCCTAGCTATAAATGCGTGGTACAGAAAGAATGGTATTTATGCCCCTGGACCATCAGTCAAATTTGTGATCAATATTAGTGAGATGGCAGTGAAGCAAAAACAAAATCCAGTTTTTATATGAAACCTTGCACAAGCTGGGGCAAACCCAAATAATTCACTGCCAGATAATTGTTTTTTTTGAAGGGtcattgttttgtatttgcagctgTACAAAGCAATCTCCTACAAGTGGCAAATGTGAAGATAAGCAGTTTCTTTAATGACACATTTGACCAGGACCACAGGGACAACAACATGCTCTTCCCTGAAGTACCACCATTTACATCTACCCCCGGGCATTAACTCAACAACTCATTCAAAAGCAGCACTGCGGCACTCTGCCTGTACTGCAAGGGGAGACGTTGCCTTGATTTCAGCACTGACGGTTCTTGCTGGAAGCCATAACCACCTTCTTTAGCGGTTGTTGAGATCAATGGTGGTTTGCTTCCATTCTAGAGCTGGGGATTCCAGGCCAGTGTGGGAACTACAAACTCCCCCAGGTGGGAGTGCCGTGGGTAGGAGGTGATACACTGCTTTCACAGGGCTCCCGGGCACTCCTGCTGCACAGGCACAAAGCGCTCAACATCCCAAATGCTCACTCCCTGCCTCCACTTCCTAACAGTGAGGCAATGCcaaaaattgaagtaaatattgaTTCTAAAAGAGCACATTAAACTCACATTATACTCACCACTTCAATACTACCTCTGGAAAGTTGGGTGATCACCTGATTCAGATGGTTCTGAAACAAAATGATTGTAaatgtggagacagaggaattgcttCCTTCATTGCCAAGTTCCTGATGAGTTGGCGCAATGTTAAACTGGGAAGGATAAAAGGAGAATAAACAAATCAGGAAACATTATTCCAGAGGTAGTTGAAGTGCGTGATTCTTCAGTGTTGTTGAGGGTCCAATGAACCTTGCTGGAGTGAAATTGTCTTTGGCTGGGTCGAGGCATCATTATCAGACCCAGCAAAGGGATTTTGTTTTCGTTCTCTCGTTTCCCAGCATCTCAACATTCCTGCCAGGTGTAGCCTCTCCTGCCCTTTCCCAATGGCCATATAgtcatacagcagagaaacaggctcttcagagcACCATGTCCATGCTGACTGGAAATAATGGATATCTCTCCGTacaaatcccatttaccagcatgtGATGCTGAGCCTTCGATGCTTTGGCAACACAAGTGCCCTTCTGGATATTTCTTAAATGTTCtgagtgtatctgcttccaccattctCTCAGGctgtgctccagattccagctacCCTCCGGGTAAAGAGTTCTTCCTcgaaagaaataggagcaggttaGGCCAtcgagcctactccaccattcaataagatcgtggctgatttgaccatggactcatctccactacctgccatttccccataactcttaatttccctactatgcaTAAGTCTGTCcaactttctcttaaatatatttactgaggtagcctccactgcttcattgggcagagaattccacagattcaccactctctggggaaaagcagttcctcctcatctccatcctaaatctattcccccgaatcttgagactttattccttagttccggtctcacctaccagtggaaacaactttcctgcctctatcatatctatccctttcataattttatgtttctataaaatctcctctcatcctgaattccagcgagtacagtcccaggtgactcaatctctcctcatagtctaacccccctcatctttggaatcaacctggtgaacctcctctgcactgcctccaaagccagtatatccttcctcaagtaaggagaccagaactgcacactgtactccaggtgcagcctcaccagtaccctgtatagttgcagcaaaacccccctgctcttaaattcaatcccccagcaatgaaagccaacaatccatttgccttcttgacagcctgctgcacctgcaaaccaaccttgcactcccaagtccttccgCACGGTAGCATGCTGCTATCATTCACCATTTacataatctgatcttccatttttccttacaAAGaagatgacctcgcatttaccaacgttgtactcTGTCTCCCAGAGCCTTGCCCACTCACATaacctatatctctctgcagactctccatatcctctcAGTTCCCCCATAATCTCCTTACCTTTTTCAGTAATTCCATGCCCCTAGTTTTAGGTTCCTCTTCTTTTGGGACATGTTTGCTACTCTTTACACTTTAACTAGTTTGTAATCTCCATCCAATTCCCCCTCAGCATTTTCTGCACCAAGGGAAATAAACCCAGTCACTCCTTGTGATTGAAAGGCTCAATCTTAGGCAACATCCGAGTGAATCTGCACTGCACCTCCTCCGGTGCAACAGCGTGGTGACCAGAATCATGCCAAGTATTCAAACTGTTATATAAAGGTGTATAAAGGCCATCCTGCTCTTTACTCTGTGAGCATGTTCATACTGGAATAATATCAATCCATCTATATTAGTTATGaatattatcacctggtactcactgtttatgaatccaTGAACTTGTAAATTTCCTGCCTTTTCTTTTAAACTTGACCGtgttctctctcccccttctgaaGAGACACACGTGATGCTGTTTTCTTTTATTCAACCATTCCTTGctgagcttttttttaaaaactcagacGTCTCAATGGGTTTCAACTTgggttcatttttaaaaaaatcacatcactgtcatgttttgtaactccaaaacactaAACTAACTGAAAGCAAAATCATGGAACCAGGAATAACATATTAGCttggtttttactttaagcaagacaTGCATATCACATGGAGTGATGCTGTATGCCATTTACATGCTTTTATATTTAACCCACAATGCATTattataaacaacaaagaatgcttaatcaagcaatatatttacaatattattcaactattactggaatattaaatacacaacagtaacCACTTCTAAAAACCTGCCGTCCATATAGTTTGAAGCCTCCTGAATGTGCTGAAGTTCTTCCAAGCAGCACTCAAGCTCAGAAGCCAATACTCAAGTTGGCCAAGTGGAGGAAAGCCCAAGGAGTGTCCCAGAGTAGGCTGCTTGTAATTTGGAAAAGGCCCTTGAAATCTGGTCTAATCTGTTCCCTCACTTTACATTAATGATGACATTTGGAAAATACTCACCAGCCACCTACCCACCTGGCACCAACATCACCCTGCCAACCAAAGGCAGCACTGCAATGTTGCAAAGGTcacaaaggaggtggggtggttcCCAAACAAGGTACTGTTTTTTGCCTGACAACTTTAAAAACAGCAAGAGTTAGCTAAAAACAGCTTGCAATGATTTAAGCATGAAAATTACTAGCTCTGTCTACTGGCAGAAATGTAATGAAAAAATATGTACTCAACACACTGTTGAACACCATGCCCTCATCTCCTGTTTTATCCATTCAAACAGCTCCGGTCGAATTAGGTAAGGATCCTTGCAATGGTCACAATTACAGATGCAAGTGGGTCTTCAACCTTAAACGTTAGTTATCTCTGTTTCTCCTCCCATATATGCATTGTGTTTGCTGGGTTAAGTTTTAAAATACTCAAGTTTGACTATTAGATTATTAATGATTAACTTAAATGAAGTAATATAcagttacacacaaaatgctggaggatctcagcaggccaggcagcatttatggaaaagagtaaacacttttccatagatgctgcctggcctgctgagttcctccagcattgtgtgtgtcatAAGGAGACaagaggctggacccaagtgcaggacacaggcactgaagtactcagggcaggacgggaacaactaaacaataggcaagatgtggtgaccgtggtgtgagtgagggacgtgacgttcaaggtgattctggggttccaggagagtcttagagttcaggcaaggcaggatcccagagttcactgggcaggctgcataactcctaggcagggcccagaTCTTCCAGGCAGGAACATGGGGGTCTGAGTAGGTCGCAGGGCACCTGGGTAGGCTGCAGagcacaacccatcagcagcaagggataggtaggggcagagacctctgggcaggccacataactcctaggcagggcccggacctcccagtCAGGAGcacaggggcctgagcaggttacagggcacaacccatcagcagcaagggataggtaggggcagagacctctggacaggccacataactcctaggcagggcccagacctcccagtcaggaacacaggggcctgagcaggttacagggcacaacccatcagcagcaagggatggaaaggggcagagtcccccaccaggtaacagcagtccagccaggtTTGCCCAACTGAGGccagggataggaagggaactaggtccagggtgactgccagacttactcaaagaactcatctttaacaagggGAACCGTATAAGCAAGTCaaccccccaactccactcagtcccagagccccctatatacaccgccagccgacGGGCATCAGATGCACCTCCTTGAGCCCAAACAAGCCACGAtaatccacaggtgtgactacttgggttcaagggtgaaaggagggacggctacaagacccggagtccggagtccacagtccgcggaccagatcaagacccggaatgcgggctccagaccggaccataacagtgtgatactttggatttccagcatcaccaGGTTTTCTCACGTTTGTAGTATACAGTCACCTTCACTCTTCC
The Hemitrygon akajei chromosome 5, sHemAka1.3, whole genome shotgun sequence DNA segment above includes these coding regions:
- the LOC140727214 gene encoding uncharacterized protein, yielding MGTRETPACRCGAPTRDVLCLVQTRLLTKIQDGFATVHRCGCELEERLNKKTIIRGTLQALVWSHCLKRPQIRFKYVRAHKLSHTFSSSKVAKENDEAIFGSNSVCTHSRSRKEEMSRARSDLSPAPLIRVQGKLSSNKGEPMHPDVESYIAGPRTSGATEPFMGHSDNRMRSGSCMWQCVGLCFAFLGWMGCLATTVLREWMTMNNDIILSEQFSIGIWETCVAQDEGSVQCKAYDSLFDLPEDIQLARSLMCTSIALGLLSLVLSLSGSNSVSCCGDDNAKKEGLMISGGVLSILAGVMTLIPVSYIAHLTVVQFWATDIPDYVPRWEFGQALFVGWASGFLQLSGGVLLISAQCCYRNSKSKVQLRPPLRTERRQRQLWYKVEYV